A genomic window from Zalophus californianus isolate mZalCal1 chromosome 13, mZalCal1.pri.v2, whole genome shotgun sequence includes:
- the ZBTB6 gene encoding zinc finger and BTB domain-containing protein 6 isoform X2, which translates to MAAESDVLHFQFEQQGDVVLQKMNLLRQQNLFCDVSIYINDTEFQGHKVILAACSTFMRDQFLLTQSKHVRITILQSAEVGRKLLLSCYTGALEVKRKELLKYLTAASYLQMVHIVEKCTEALSKYLEIDLSMKNNNQHTDLCQSSDPDVKNEEENSDKDCEIIEISEDSPINIDFHVKEEESNVLQSTVELTSERKEMKSPELSSVDIGFKDNEICILHVESISTAGVENGQFSQPCTSSKASMYFSETQHSLINSTVESRVAEVPGNQDQSLFCENTEGNHGTVNEIQNLEDAYSLRHQCPRCPRGFLHVENYLRHLKMHKLFLCLQCGKTFTQKKNLNRHIRGHMGIRPFQCTVCLKTFTAKSTLQDHLNIHSGDRPYKCHCCDMDFKHKSALKKHLTSVHGRSSSEKLPRHDLKRQNLL; encoded by the coding sequence ATGGCTGCTGAATCCGATGTCCTGCACTTCCAGTTTGAACAGCAAGGAGATGTAGTCTTGCAGAAAATGAATCTCTTGAGACAGCAGAATTTATTTTGTGATGTGTCAATTTATATTAATGACACCGAGTTCCAGGGGCACAAGGTGATTTTAGCTGCTTGCTCTACTTTCATGAGAGATCAGTTTTTACTCACACAGTCAAAACATGTCAGAATCACCATCTTGCAGAGTGCAGAAGTTGGCAGAAAACTGTTGCTCTCTTGCTATACTGGAGCACTTGAAGTTAAAAGGAAAGAGCTTTTGAAATACTTGACAGCTGCTAGTTACCTGCAGATGGTTCACATTGTGGAAAAGTGCACAGAAGCTTTGTCAAAGTATCTGGAAATTGATCTttctatgaaaaataacaatCAACATACTGACCTGTGTCAATCCTCTGATCCAGATGttaagaatgaagaagaaaattcagATAAAGACTGTGAGATAATTGAAATTTCAGAAGATAGTCCTATAAATATAGATTTTCATgtaaaagaagaggaaagcaaTGTTTTACAGTCTACAGTAGAGTTGAcatcagagagaaaggaaatgaagtcacCAGAGCTGTCTTCAGTAGATATTGGttttaaagataatgaaattTGTATCCTCCATGTGGAATCTATTAGTACTGCTGGTGTAGAAAATGGGCAGTTTTCACAGCCTTGTACCTCTTCAAAAGCAAGCATGTATTTCTCTGAAACACAGCATTCACTGATCAATTCTACGGTTGAGAGCAGAGTGGCAGAAGTTCCTGGGAACCAAGATCAGAGCTTATTTTGTGAGAATACTGAAGGAAATCATGGTACAGTGAATGAGATTCAGAATCTGGAGGATGCTTATTCACTGAGGCACCAGTGCCCCAGGTGTCCTCGAGGATTTCTTCATGTTGAAAACTACCTGCGCCACCTTAAGATGCATAAGCTGTTCTTGTGCTTACAGTGCGGGAAAACATTTAcgcaaaagaaaaatctcaaccgGCATATTCGAGGGCACATGGGCATACGGCCCTTTCAGTGTACTGTGTGCTTGAAGACATTTACTGCTAAAAGCACACTTCAGGACCACTTGAACATACACAGTGGAGATCGCCCATACAAATGCCATTGTTGTGACATGGATTTCAAGCACAAATCTGCCCTCAAAAAGCATTTAACCTCTGTCCATGGCAGAAGCAGTAGTGAAAAACTACCCAGGCATGATCTCAAAAGGCAAAATCTACTATAA
- the ZBTB6 gene encoding zinc finger and BTB domain-containing protein 6 isoform X1: MAKTALIMPMKEMCKTSQWILILLHVQQSQTLKGVSHSLMQHRSWMQIVTMAAESDVLHFQFEQQGDVVLQKMNLLRQQNLFCDVSIYINDTEFQGHKVILAACSTFMRDQFLLTQSKHVRITILQSAEVGRKLLLSCYTGALEVKRKELLKYLTAASYLQMVHIVEKCTEALSKYLEIDLSMKNNNQHTDLCQSSDPDVKNEEENSDKDCEIIEISEDSPINIDFHVKEEESNVLQSTVELTSERKEMKSPELSSVDIGFKDNEICILHVESISTAGVENGQFSQPCTSSKASMYFSETQHSLINSTVESRVAEVPGNQDQSLFCENTEGNHGTVNEIQNLEDAYSLRHQCPRCPRGFLHVENYLRHLKMHKLFLCLQCGKTFTQKKNLNRHIRGHMGIRPFQCTVCLKTFTAKSTLQDHLNIHSGDRPYKCHCCDMDFKHKSALKKHLTSVHGRSSSEKLPRHDLKRQNLL, from the coding sequence ATTGTGACCATGGCTGCTGAATCCGATGTCCTGCACTTCCAGTTTGAACAGCAAGGAGATGTAGTCTTGCAGAAAATGAATCTCTTGAGACAGCAGAATTTATTTTGTGATGTGTCAATTTATATTAATGACACCGAGTTCCAGGGGCACAAGGTGATTTTAGCTGCTTGCTCTACTTTCATGAGAGATCAGTTTTTACTCACACAGTCAAAACATGTCAGAATCACCATCTTGCAGAGTGCAGAAGTTGGCAGAAAACTGTTGCTCTCTTGCTATACTGGAGCACTTGAAGTTAAAAGGAAAGAGCTTTTGAAATACTTGACAGCTGCTAGTTACCTGCAGATGGTTCACATTGTGGAAAAGTGCACAGAAGCTTTGTCAAAGTATCTGGAAATTGATCTttctatgaaaaataacaatCAACATACTGACCTGTGTCAATCCTCTGATCCAGATGttaagaatgaagaagaaaattcagATAAAGACTGTGAGATAATTGAAATTTCAGAAGATAGTCCTATAAATATAGATTTTCATgtaaaagaagaggaaagcaaTGTTTTACAGTCTACAGTAGAGTTGAcatcagagagaaaggaaatgaagtcacCAGAGCTGTCTTCAGTAGATATTGGttttaaagataatgaaattTGTATCCTCCATGTGGAATCTATTAGTACTGCTGGTGTAGAAAATGGGCAGTTTTCACAGCCTTGTACCTCTTCAAAAGCAAGCATGTATTTCTCTGAAACACAGCATTCACTGATCAATTCTACGGTTGAGAGCAGAGTGGCAGAAGTTCCTGGGAACCAAGATCAGAGCTTATTTTGTGAGAATACTGAAGGAAATCATGGTACAGTGAATGAGATTCAGAATCTGGAGGATGCTTATTCACTGAGGCACCAGTGCCCCAGGTGTCCTCGAGGATTTCTTCATGTTGAAAACTACCTGCGCCACCTTAAGATGCATAAGCTGTTCTTGTGCTTACAGTGCGGGAAAACATTTAcgcaaaagaaaaatctcaaccgGCATATTCGAGGGCACATGGGCATACGGCCCTTTCAGTGTACTGTGTGCTTGAAGACATTTACTGCTAAAAGCACACTTCAGGACCACTTGAACATACACAGTGGAGATCGCCCATACAAATGCCATTGTTGTGACATGGATTTCAAGCACAAATCTGCCCTCAAAAAGCATTTAACCTCTGTCCATGGCAGAAGCAGTAGTGAAAAACTACCCAGGCATGATCTCAAAAGGCAAAATCTACTATAA